From the genome of Pseudomonas sp. WJP1:
GGAGCGGCGGTGCGACGATTCGACTTGCCCGCGATGAGGCCATCAGATTCAACATTGATGTCGCCTGATATTCCGTCTTCGCGGGCAAGCCCGCTCCCACAATGATCTGTGTTGTATCCCATAGCTGCGCCCACAACAAAAACAACAAAGGACACCACCATGAGCCCCAAAGACATAGAACTCATCCACCAGCACCCCGACTTCATCCAGCTGGTACGCCGCAAGCAGGCGCTGTACTGGTCGCTGTCGCTGATCATGCTGGTGATCTATTTCGGCTTTGTCCTGTTGGTGGCGTTCTCCCCCTCCACGCTCGGCCAGTCCCTGAGCGGCGGCGTGACCACCGTGGGCATGCTGGTGGGCGTGGTGATCGTGGTGCTGGCCTTTGCCTTGACCGGTTTCTATGTCTATCGCGCCAACAACGTGATCGACCCGCTGAACGAAAAACTCAAGCAGGAGTGCATCCGATGAGCCGCCTTCTCGCGTTGTTCCTGCTGCCGCTGGCAGTGGTGACGGACATGGCCGTGGCTGCAGACGGCGCCTCCCGTCCACTGAACTGGAACGCCATCGGCATGTTCATGCTGTTCGTGCTGTTCACCCTCGGCGTGACGCGCTGGGCCGCGTTGCGCACCCGCTCGGCCAGTGACTTCTACACCGCCGGTGGCGGCATGACCGGTTTCCAGAACGGCCTGGCGATTGCCGGCGACATGATTTCGGCAGCATCCTTCCTCGGCATTTCCGCGATGATGTTCCTCAACGGCTACGACGGCTTGCTCTACGCCTTGGGCGTGCTGGCCGGCTGGCCGATCATCCTGTTCCTGATCGCCGAACGCCTGCGCAACCTCGGTAAATACACCTTCGCCGACGTGGTTTCCTATCGCCTGGAACAGACACCCGTGCGCCTGACCTCGGCCTTCGGCACCCTGACCGTCGCCCTGATGTACCTGGTGGCGCAGATGGTTGGCGCCGGCAAGCTGATCGAATTGCTGTTCGGCATCGACTACCTCTATGCGGTGATGCTGGTCGGCGTGTTGATGGTGTTCTACGTCACCTTCGGCGGCATGCTCGCCACCACCTGGGTGCAGATCATCAAGGCGGTGATGCTGCTGTTCGGCACCAGTTTCATGGCGTTCATGGTGCTCAAGCATTTCGGTTTCAGCACCGAAGCGATGTTCGCCGGTGCCACCGCCGTGCACGCCAAGGGCAGCGCGATCATGGCGCCCGGCGCCTTGCTGTCCAACCCGATCGATGCGATTTCCCTGGGGCTGGGCATGATCTTCGGCACCGCCGGCCTGCCGCACATCCTGATGCGCTTCTTCACCGTCAGCGACGCCAAGGAAGCGCGTAAAAGCGTGTTCTACGCCACCGGTTTCATCGGCTACTTCTACCTGCTGCTGATCATTGTCGGCTTCGGCGCGATCGTCATGGTCGGCACCGATCCGGCGTACCGCGACGCAGCTGGCGCGATCATCGGTGGCGGCAATATGGTCGCCGTGCATTTGGCCCAGGCTGTCGGCGGCAACCTGTTCCTCGGGTTCATCTCGGCGGTGGCCTTCGCCACCATCCTGGCGGTGGTGGCCGGGCTGGCGCTGTCCGGCGCTTCGGCGGTTTCCCACGACCTGTATGCCTGCGTGATGCGCAAGGGTCAGGCCAGCGAACAGCAGGAAATGCGCGTATCGCGAATCGCCACGCTGTGCATCGGTGTGCTGGCGATCATCCTTGGCCTGTTGTTCGAATCGCAGAACATCGCCTTCCTGTCCGGCCTGGTACTGGCCATCGCCGCGTCGGTGAATTTCCCGGTGCTGTTCCTTTCGATGTACTGGAAAGGCCTGACCACCCGTGGCGCGGTCATCGGCAGCCTGATGGGGCTGGTGTCGGCCATCGTCTTGCTGGTGTTGAGCCCGGCGGTATGGGTCAACGTCATGCATCACGACAAGGCGCTGTTCCCGTACTCCAACCCGGCCCTGTTTTCCATGAGCCTCGCTTTCTTCAGCGCCTGGCTGTTTTCCGTCACCGACCGTTCGCCACGTGCCGCCCTTGAGCGCGGCCGTTATCTGGCGCAGTTCATTCGTTCCATGACCGGCATCGGCGCCTCGGGCGCCAGCCAACACTAATCCTTTATGACCGGCGCGGCTGCGGCTGCGCCAGACACTGACCAAACCCGGAGCATTTGCAATGTCCCACGCCCCTACCCTGCAGAGTTTCATCGCCGGCCGCTGGATCGGCCAACAAGGCGCGCAAATCCTGCGCAGCGCCGTCGACGGCCATGAAATCTTCCGCACTCATGAAGAGCGCCCGGACTTCGCCGAAGCCATCGAACACGGTCGCCGCCAAGGCGTCAGCGGCCTGATGGCGCTGGACTTCCAGCAACGCGCCCAACGCCTGAAAGCCATGGCCCTGTACCTGGCCGAGCGCAAGGAACAGCTCTACGCGATCTCCCACCACAGCGGCGCGACCCGTGCCGACAGCTGGATCGACATCGAAGGCGGCAACAGCACCCTGTTCACCTACGCCAGCCTCGGTTCCCGTGAGCTGCCGTCGGGCAACGTGGTCCACGAAGGCCCGGCGCTGCAACTGAGCAAGATGGGCACCTTCGCCGGCACCCACATCCTCGTGCCGCGCGGTGGCGTGGCGGTGCACATCAACGCCTTCAACTTCCCGATCTGGGGCATGCTGGAAAAATTCGCCCCGAGCTTCCTCGCCGGCATGCCGTGCATCGTCAAGCCAGCCAGCGCCACCAGCTACCTGACCGAAGCCGTGGTACGCCTGATGGACGAATCCGGCCTGCTGCCTGCGGGCAGCCTGCAACTGATCATCGGCGGCACCGGCGACTTGCTCGACCGCTTGCAAGGCCAGGACGTGGTGACCTTCACCGGTTCGGCCGACACCGCCGCCAAGCTGCGGGTCAACCCGAACCTGATCCGCAACTCGGTGCCGTTCACCGCCGAAGCCGACTCGCTGAACTGCGCGATCCTCGCCCCGGACGTCACCCCGGACGACGAAGAGTTCGAGCTGTTCATCAAGGAAGTCGCCCGGGAAATGACCACCAAGGCCGGGCAGAAATGCACCGCCATCCGCCGCGCCATCGTCCCGGCCAAGCACATCGATGCGGTGGCCACGCGCCTGCGTGATCGCCTGGCCAAAGTCGTGGTCGGCGACCCGTCGGTGGAAGGCGTGCGCATGGGTGCGCTGGCGTCCCACGATCAACAGAAAGACGTTGCCGAGCGCCTGGAAATGCTGTTGCAGAGCAGCGACCTGCTGTTCGGCGCCCGCGACGGTTTCGAACCGCGCGGCGAGAACGTCGACAAGGGCGCATTCTTCGCCCCGACCCTGTTGCAGGCCCGCGACCCGCATGCCGAAGGCGGCGCTCACGACATCGAAGCGTTCGGCCCGGTCAGCACTCTGATGGCCTACGACGATCTGGACGAAGCACTGGCCCTGGCCGCACGCGGCAAAGGCAGCCTGGTGGCCAGCCTGGTGACGAAGGACCCACAAATCGCGGCCAAAGCCGTACCGGTGGCCGCTGCACTGCACGGCCGTCTGCTGGTGCTGGACCGTAACTGCGCCGGTGAATCGACGGGCCACGGCTCGCCACTGCCACAGCTCAAGCACGGTGGCCCGGGTCGTGCCGGCGGCGGTGAAGAACTCGGCGGCCTGCGTGCAGTGAAACACTACCTGCAACGCGCAGCCGTACAAGGTTCGCCAACCATGCTGGCGGCGGTCACCGGCGAGTACGTACGCGGTGCCAAGGTCATCGAAACCGAAGTGCATCCGTTCCGTCGCTACTTCCAGGACCTGCAGATCGGCGAGTCGCTGCTGACCCACCGTCGCACCGTCACCGAAGCGGACCTTGTGAACTTCGGCTGCCTGTCGGGCGACCACTTCTACATGCACTTCGACGACATCGCGGCCAAGGAATCGCAATTCGGCAAGCGCATCGCCCACGGCTACTTCGTGCTGTCGGCCGCCGCCGGCCTGTTCGTATCTCCAGGCGTCGGCCCGGTCCTGGCCAACTACGGCCTCGACACCCTGCGCTTCATCAACCCGGTGGGCATCGGCGACACCATCCAGGCCCGCCTGACCTGCAAACGCAAGATCGACCAGGGCAAGAAGAGCCCGCAAGGCATCCCGCAAGGGGTGGTGGCGTGGGATGTGGAAGTCACCAACCAGCTCGGTGAGCTGGTGGCCAGCTATGACATTTTGACCTTGGTGGTCAAACGCGAGGATTGATCAAGCCTCCTGGTTGACCACAAATCTTGTGGTCAACCAGGATCAAATGTGGGAGCGGGCTTGCTCGCGAATGCGGAATGCCAGTCGACATCATCATTGACTGATACACCGCATTCGCGAGCAAGCCCGCTCCCACATTTCGTTCTCTGTCGAACTTCAAATTTGCGTTCACTGATACCCACAAAAGATCCCCGCCGTGCCCCACAGTCCCACATATTTCGCGGAAAAAACCATCGGTAATCCAAGAAATGTCTGACTGTTCATCCGTATCCATTTGGATACAGTCACGCAATGAATTATCTTGTCCAGCAAACAGCGATTTTCTCCGCATGGCACACCTCCATCCGTGATTTGCGGGCCAGGATTGCCATTGCTCGTCGCATTGAACGCGCTTGCGCGGGAAATTTGGGCGATATCAAACCAGTAGGTGATGGCGTTTCCGAAATGCGCGTGGATGTAGGTGCCGGATACCGGATTTACTTCACGATGCGCAAGACTGTCGTCATCGTCTTGCTTGCAGGGGGCGACAAGTCATCACAAAACGCTGATATCAAACGTGCAAAAAAATTGGCAAAGGAGGTCTAGCCATGAGCCAGACTTTGACGACTTTCGATATGGCGGCTCTGCTCGACAGCGACGAGGCCATCAGCGAGTACCTATCCCAGGTGCTGGCAGACGGTGACAATGAGGAGTTTCTTCGTGCCGTCGGGTACGTTGTAAAAGCCCGCGGCATGACACAGGTAGCAAAAAATTCCGGAATGGGTCGCGAAAGCTTGTACAAGGCCTTCGCTCCTGGCGCAAAACCACGTTTCAATACAGTTTTGAAAGTGATTCACGCACTGGGTATCGATCTATGTGCGCAACCGGGTCATGTCATCAATCACTCAAACTCTTGAGTGGATCAACACCGCCATTGCGAGCAGGCTCGCTCCCCCACGGATTGAGGTGGTTCAGGCGTCAATTGACGTAGGAAATTTCTGTTTTTCCTAGGCTTAGGGTATGCCCGTTGTCCCTCACCCACAATCAACTGCCCCGTTTTGCGGATATTCATTGCGTAGGTCCTAGGACATTTCTGGACAAGGTCTTCGGAGATTTCCTTCGAATTGTGGCGATTTGCGTGAACTGGTTTGGAAGGTGCTCATTCGATAGTCTTTGGGGGTCACTGAAATTCAGTGATGGGGTGTAGGAGCCTCCAGAATCTGAGATGCACACTATGGCGTCATTGCCTGGTTTGCGGCCGTTCGAATGCGTCCGTAAGATCAGCCGCGGTGGCCATGTACGGGCATGCTTCGGCGTGGTCGAGAGGTGCTCTCAGATCTCGATTTCCTACCCCGTACATGGCTGCCACCCAGGCCCGTAGGAAAGGCCTTTGGCAGCTCCATTTTCTAAATGAGAGCTCGAAACCATGAAAACCATTCATCCCGATCCACCCTACGAAAAACCAACCCCTCACCCCGACAACCGCTTCATGGCATTGACCAGCAACTGCACTGACATGCCCACCCTCTTCGTCGACACCCACGCACCGCTCGACATCCTGATGGACGCCGCCAACTACCGAATCCGAACCGTGACCCAGGTACTCGAAAACCTGTCCATGCGTGGTTCGATCGAATGCGAATCCTTCATCCTCAGCGACTTTTCATTGCTTTGCGCCATCCCGTTGCGCGATGGCTGTGATGTGCTGGATGTGGTCGGGCGACGGTTACGGGCGCGCTGACCAGCCCTACAGGAGCGAGCCTGTCGAATCGTCGCACCGTCGCGATGGTGGTCAACGATAACGCAGGCTGTCTGACTGAACGCGCCGCCTGGACGCTCATCGCGAGCAGGCTCGCTCCTACAGTGTATCGGTTGTGTCAGGCAATCAATGCCCGCGCAACCACTCGATAAACAGCGCAAATAACTCCGACTGCGACCCCACCTCCAGCTTCAAATACAGATTCTTGCGGTGCATGCGCACGGTTTCCGGGGAGATGTTCATCTGGCTGGCCGTGGATTTCACCGAGTGCCCGCGCAGCACCATGTGCGCCACTTCGCGCTCGCGGTCGGTCAGTACGTCGCAACCGAATTGCTCGAACGCCGATTGCACCCGATGCTTGAGATCATCGCGCAGGCCTTGATCGTTATTGCCCTGGATCTCGCTACTGCGCAGCAGGCCACGCTGGCTGAATTCGCTGATGAATTCACGCACCAGCGGTTCGACGGCGCGCAGCAAGTTCAATTGGTCGGCCCGCAGGCATGCACCGCCGAAACCTTGATAGAGGCTCACCGAGATCTTGGTGTCATTACCGGTATCGACGATGTAGTAGCTGTCTTCCGAGCAGCCCGCATTGAGGTAATAAGCCTTGTAGTAATCACTGTCGAAGAAGTTGTCCGGCGCGATTTCTTCCAGGTGATAAAAGCCTTGCGCCAACCCCTGCTCCACCGCCAGGCAGAACGGGTCGAGCAAATACCCACCGGCAAAATAGCGTTCGAGTATCGAGACCTGATACTCCTGGGCAATCCCGCGCTGATACAGCAGCTGCGGCGCGCGGTCCTTGCGCTCCAGGCTGATCATCATCGACTCGATGGACACCAGCTGCGCCAACGCCGACGCCAGGTATTGCAGGGCGTCGGGCTCATCGATATGGGCGAATGCCTCGCGCATTCCCCCATGCCATTTGTGCAACGCCCCGAAGGGCATTGCGATCAGCGTATCGTCGTCTGGTTTGCTCATGCCCCGCA
Proteins encoded in this window:
- a CDS encoding DUF485 domain-containing protein, which codes for MSPKDIELIHQHPDFIQLVRRKQALYWSLSLIMLVIYFGFVLLVAFSPSTLGQSLSGGVTTVGMLVGVVIVVLAFALTGFYVYRANNVIDPLNEKLKQECIR
- a CDS encoding cation acetate symporter; amino-acid sequence: MSRLLALFLLPLAVVTDMAVAADGASRPLNWNAIGMFMLFVLFTLGVTRWAALRTRSASDFYTAGGGMTGFQNGLAIAGDMISAASFLGISAMMFLNGYDGLLYALGVLAGWPIILFLIAERLRNLGKYTFADVVSYRLEQTPVRLTSAFGTLTVALMYLVAQMVGAGKLIELLFGIDYLYAVMLVGVLMVFYVTFGGMLATTWVQIIKAVMLLFGTSFMAFMVLKHFGFSTEAMFAGATAVHAKGSAIMAPGALLSNPIDAISLGLGMIFGTAGLPHILMRFFTVSDAKEARKSVFYATGFIGYFYLLLIIVGFGAIVMVGTDPAYRDAAGAIIGGGNMVAVHLAQAVGGNLFLGFISAVAFATILAVVAGLALSGASAVSHDLYACVMRKGQASEQQEMRVSRIATLCIGVLAIILGLLFESQNIAFLSGLVLAIAASVNFPVLFLSMYWKGLTTRGAVIGSLMGLVSAIVLLVLSPAVWVNVMHHDKALFPYSNPALFSMSLAFFSAWLFSVTDRSPRAALERGRYLAQFIRSMTGIGASGASQH
- the paaZ gene encoding phenylacetic acid degradation bifunctional protein PaaZ, which translates into the protein MSHAPTLQSFIAGRWIGQQGAQILRSAVDGHEIFRTHEERPDFAEAIEHGRRQGVSGLMALDFQQRAQRLKAMALYLAERKEQLYAISHHSGATRADSWIDIEGGNSTLFTYASLGSRELPSGNVVHEGPALQLSKMGTFAGTHILVPRGGVAVHINAFNFPIWGMLEKFAPSFLAGMPCIVKPASATSYLTEAVVRLMDESGLLPAGSLQLIIGGTGDLLDRLQGQDVVTFTGSADTAAKLRVNPNLIRNSVPFTAEADSLNCAILAPDVTPDDEEFELFIKEVAREMTTKAGQKCTAIRRAIVPAKHIDAVATRLRDRLAKVVVGDPSVEGVRMGALASHDQQKDVAERLEMLLQSSDLLFGARDGFEPRGENVDKGAFFAPTLLQARDPHAEGGAHDIEAFGPVSTLMAYDDLDEALALAARGKGSLVASLVTKDPQIAAKAVPVAAALHGRLLVLDRNCAGESTGHGSPLPQLKHGGPGRAGGGEELGGLRAVKHYLQRAAVQGSPTMLAAVTGEYVRGAKVIETEVHPFRRYFQDLQIGESLLTHRRTVTEADLVNFGCLSGDHFYMHFDDIAAKESQFGKRIAHGYFVLSAAAGLFVSPGVGPVLANYGLDTLRFINPVGIGDTIQARLTCKRKIDQGKKSPQGIPQGVVAWDVEVTNQLGELVASYDILTLVVKRED
- a CDS encoding type II toxin-antitoxin system RelE/ParE family toxin — encoded protein: MNYLVQQTAIFSAWHTSIRDLRARIAIARRIERACAGNLGDIKPVGDGVSEMRVDVGAGYRIYFTMRKTVVIVLLAGGDKSSQNADIKRAKKLAKEV
- a CDS encoding addiction module antidote protein is translated as MSQTLTTFDMAALLDSDEAISEYLSQVLADGDNEEFLRAVGYVVKARGMTQVAKNSGMGRESLYKAFAPGAKPRFNTVLKVIHALGIDLCAQPGHVINHSNS
- a CDS encoding helix-turn-helix domain-containing protein, coding for MISSVGLLPRACAAARLRGMSKPDDDTLIAMPFGALHKWHGGMREAFAHIDEPDALQYLASALAQLVSIESMMISLERKDRAPQLLYQRGIAQEYQVSILERYFAGGYLLDPFCLAVEQGLAQGFYHLEEIAPDNFFDSDYYKAYYLNAGCSEDSYYIVDTGNDTKISVSLYQGFGGACLRADQLNLLRAVEPLVREFISEFSQRGLLRSSEIQGNNDQGLRDDLKHRVQSAFEQFGCDVLTDREREVAHMVLRGHSVKSTASQMNISPETVRMHRKNLYLKLEVGSQSELFALFIEWLRGH